A stretch of Aedes aegypti strain LVP_AGWG chromosome 2, AaegL5.0 Primary Assembly, whole genome shotgun sequence DNA encodes these proteins:
- the LOC110676378 gene encoding uncharacterized protein LOC110676378 yields the protein MAVGRVAGTGNIGYSSNYRGGGRSYHGGINEEIIWISIGMAITIGILITLALIYLAYEKCQKRRNHYIHA from the exons ATGGCGGTTGGGCGTGTTGCAGGGACGGGCAATATCGGATATTCTTCAAATTATCGCGGTGGAG GTAGGTCCTATCATGGAGGAATAAACGAAGAAATAATATGGATCAGTATTGGAATGGCAATAACCATAG GCATTCTAATCACGCTGGCACTGATCTACCTTGCTTATGAGAAGTGCCAAAAACGACGAAACCATTACATTCACGCGTAA